The following nucleotide sequence is from Pandoraea thiooxydans.
ATAGAAATCTGCAAGAGCTTGCGCAACAGTCGGAGCCTTTGCGCTGATCACCAGCGATGCGCCTACACGCCAGTCCTCCAACGCGGATTCGAGACGAGCCATCGTCGACTCTGCCACAGTCCAAATTTCCGCCCCTTTGCGCTCTGGCGTGAGTCCTTCCACGTGGCTACGACGATTACGCAAAATGCGTCGATTGAGGCGATAGGTCTCGGATATATGCGCACGTAATTGCCTAACCGCCGCGCAGAACTCGACGTCGTTCTCATCCGGAAGTGAAAGCAACTTCTCCTTCAATGCGTGCGTCAACTGCGCGAGTCGTGGGTCGTTCGGTAAACGCGCGATCAGATCATCGAGCGATGCGTCCATGAACAAGTAATTGCTGGGATCGAGCGCTGCAACTGTCTCCGCTAATGCCTGACGATTGACGATCTTAGCGTGGAAGCTTTCTAGATCGTCAAGCGGGTACACAACGGGATCGAGCAAGTGCAGCATGCGAAGAAAGCCGCCCTCGTTGCGTAGGATAGGCGTGGCGGACAAGAGCAGCAGACGATCGGTTCGCTGTGCCACTTTGCTGATAAGGCGATACAGTTCCTGCATCCCTTTGCCCGCATTGCTGTCTGCTACATGGTGTGCTTCGTCGATGACGAGCAAGGACAAGTTGTCTAAAGCCTCCCGGAGTTCCTCGCTGTCTTCCTGAGGCAGCACGATGACCGAATCATCGATAAAGTCCTGAAGACCGAAGCGGACGATCAATTCTTCGCGCCATTGATTCACCAAGGCATGCGGAACCAGCACGAGAACACGATGCTGACGCATGTCATCAAGCACGGCTTGCCGGATCACGATTCCTGCTTCAATCGTTTTGCCGAGACCGACCTCGTCAGCCAGAAGATAACGCTGGGAATGGTCGGTCAAGACTCGGCGTACGACATCAACCTGATGCGGTTCGAGTTCAATCGACGAAGAAAGCAGCGAGGAAACGCCGAAAGCATTGCCTCGTTGATTGAGGTAATTTCGGAGAAATCCGGAGCGCGCTTCGGCATACTGCGGCGTCTCGGTAATGAACCTGCCGAGGTAGACTACTGGGTCTTGAATGGGGCGCTTCCATCGAACGAAGACTTGGCCATACTGAAAATATACGTCGTGCTTGTCGGCTAGGCGGACTTCGACGCCATCACCGTCGTCTTCCCGTACTCTCCCGATGCACCACTGGTCTGCCGACTCGTAATAAACATAGACACGAGTATTGCGTCCCAGTCGCTTGGGTGTAGTGGACGTTAGCGGCACAGTCACAATGCGCCGGCCGCCGGCGATTGGGGAATCGAAGTATTCGACAGTAGCCTGCGAACCTTCCCGGTGAACGACTTTCCCCAAGCCGTCCCTTTCGGCATTTTTTACCAAACAGAACATCGTCGGCCTACTTATGTAATGTTGACGTCCGTCTTCTTCCTAAGAAATCGATATGCTCGAGGAGTTGTTACAATTCCGCAGGCCCCAACACGAACGAGGGAAACGGAAATGTAGAAGGATCCGCGGATCGGATCGTAAATTTTCGTTTTACTCTCGATTGGCCTTTCGATCTCTCGGCGAAGTTGCATTAAAACCACACGAAGTGCACTGTGGCACGAGCGACACGATCGTACTTTGACGTGATTCTGCCTGGCCAACCCTAACAAGATAGTCTGGCGCCTGCTATCAGAACGCTTGGACATCCTTGCGACGTTGGTGGTGGCGCAATACTTTCGCTGCTTTTTGTTAGAGTTAACGCCGTTGGTTTTAGTGTCTTTAGAGGCGTGGTAAAACCCCGCACTGTCACGGTCCAGATTTGCGAGCGGAGATTTTTCCAACTGAGGCACTGGATATTCGTCCGATGCGTCGGCTGCCTTCATCGCGATGACGCTAGTTTCCGGTCAAAGAACCGTTTGTAAGCTTTTGTTACACCGTGATGGTAGCGGAAAAAGAGCGATCTATGACGTGCGCTTTCAAGCATTTTTGAAGGCGGGGCGGTCGAAGGACGCGCCGGGAAGCATCTGGCGTGTAGTGACGATGACTTGGTCGCGTTTGATTTCCCGAGGTGCTGAATTGTAAGTGATTGATAAAAAAGAAAAATAAATTCTCGAGGTAGGACTGAGCGGTGGATCGATGGGGCGACTATTTGATCCGTCGGTGGTTATGCGGACTGCATGCCGAGGCTTTCCATGCGCTCGCGATGGTGACTCGGAGTACGCGAGGAACGAAAGTTGGTGGCACGTTTGTCGTGCCACTTTTGTAGAAGGCCTAGAGGGCGACGGCGATAGTGTTTCTCCGCAATTGCAGACGGCTTATGTCCTTGGATTTGGGCGGCAACACCGGCAGGAACTTCCCCTCACTCTGATGGGTACCGAATGACCGGTGCAGGCCGTGGGGCTAGTATCGGTGCCAACACGCGATTATGTGCAAGACGCAGTTGAGCAAACTTCCTCTAGTACTCATCGTTTCCTCGTGGGCTTTAGGTGGTACGTACCTTACGCAACACGACCCGCGACCAGACAGCGCCGCCGGCAACTTTCGCAAGGAACTGAAGGCCAGCGATTGCCGGAAATACCGTGCCGAACGCGATCAACGGGAAGATGAGAGAGTCGACAGCTGCACCGGCGACGTTCGCACCATTCGCGCGCGCCAGAACTGGATAGTGTCGCGCAGTTTGGAACGCAGTTGCGCTCGCAATGGCCGCCGTGCTGAACGCGACAAGCGACGCCAAGGATATGAGGCCCGATGCTGGGTTGAGCATATAGCTCACGACGCCGGCGATCAGGCTGAACATTCGCACCCACAGCGAGCGCCCGCGCCAGTCGAGATGAAGACGGTCACGGATGGCGAGGTCGAGGCCGATTAGCAGGAAAGCGTTGATCGGAGTGGACGCCGTGTAATGGTCTAATTTCCTCGGACAGGTCGATAGGAAGATAATCTCTATCGACGAGGGTAAGCGCCCGGCGAACCCATCTTGACGACGCTTTCAGAACGGGACTTAATCGAGCGGTTCCCAGCAGTGCGGCAGCAGTTCACCGATACGGCTGGCCGGCTGGGTTGGCAGCCGCTCCAGAATATCCTTCATATACGCATAAACATCGTGCCCGTTGAGCCGGGCCGAATGGATCAGGCTCATCACGGCAGCAGCGCGCTGGCCGGCGCGCAAACTGCCGGCAAATAGCCAGTTCTTGCGTCCGGTCGCAATCGGCCGGATCTGGTTCTCCACCCAGTTATTATCGATGGGCAGCGCGCCATCGTCCAGGTAGCGCGTCAGCGCGCCCCAGCGTCCCAGGCTGTAATCGATCGCCCTGGCGGTGGCGCCGCCATCCGGCACCCGTTGCCGCTGTGCCAGCAGCCAGGCATGCAAGGTATCGGCCACCGGCCTGGCCTGTTGCTGCCGCATCTCGTACCGTTGGTCAGCATCACGGTCTTGTGCTGCCCGTTCGACCTCGTACAGCACGCCGAACAGCTTGAGCGCCTCCTCGGCAATCTGGCTGCTGTGGTTGGCCCACAATTCATGGAATTTGCGACGCGCATGCGCCATGCAGCCGGCTTCCGTCACACCTTGCCTGAACAGCGCCTTGTAGCCACTGTAATCGTCGCACACCAGCGTGCCGCGCCAAGCACCTAGAAACGCATCGGCATGCCGGCCGCCGCGACTCTCGGCAAAGTCGAACACCACTGCTTTCATCGGATCAAATGCCGTACTGCAGTAACTCCACAAGTAGGCCCGATGCGTCTTGCCGTTGCCGGGCTTAAGCATTTGCACCGGCGTCTCGTCGGCATGCAGTACCGTCTGCTTTAGCAGCGCTTCGCGCAAGGCTTCCACCAGCGGCTGCAATTGCACGCCGCATTGGCCAACCCATTGCGCCAGTGTGGAATCCGCAATGCCTAACCCGGCACGCTCGAAGATGTCGGACTGCCGGTACAAAGGGAGGTGGTCGGCGTACTTGGCCACCAGCACATGCGCCAGCAAGCCGGCGGTCGGAATCCCCTTGTCGATGATGTGCGGCGCCACCGGCGCCTGCACCAGCGTCTCGCATTGGCGGCACGCCCATTTGCCGCGCACATGGCGCTCCACCGTGAAGACGCCTGGTTGGTAATCGAGCTTCTCGGCAATATCCTCGCCGATGCGCTGCAACTGGCAGCCACAGCGGCAGACGGTCGATGCCGGCTCATGATGGATGTCCTTGCGCGGCAGAGTGGGCGGCAAGGGGGTACGTTTGGGTTGCTGTTTATCTCGGGTGCCGGCTGCCGGTGGCGCCAGTTTCTTGATCTCGAGTGACACCGCTTCCATGTCCATGTCGAGCGTCTCGAACAACAGCCGTTGCTGTTCCCCAGTATAAATTTCGCTGGTGGCAGCGAACTTGAGACGCTTGAGCGTGGCATTCTCGTGGGTGAGCTTGTCGATCAGCGTTTGCTTGGTGCGGACCTCGACCATCAGGCGCGCAGCCAGTTTCCGCACTTCTTCTTCGCTGAGCCGATCGAGGTCTGCCGGTGAGTTCATGCGCCGCAGTTTGCCAGAACCGGGGCGCCGGGTGAATCGAAACTGTTTACATCCCTGTGGGGAATCCGTCACACCACGGTGATGGCATGGTCTTGCGCCAGGGTCTGCCAGGGCAGGCCTGTTACCAGTGCCCCAAGCTGCTCGACATTGAGCGCAACGGTCATGGCGGCGGTGCCATCCGTCCAGGCAAAGCGCCCCTTGTTCAGACGTCGCGCCGCCAGCCAAATACCGAAGCCGTCGTAGACCAGCACCTTCATGCGCGTGGCGCGCTTGTTGGCGAACAGGTAGGCATGGTGGGGCCGTGCGGCGCCGAACACCTTGACCACCCGTGCCAGGGTGGTATCGGCACCGGCGCGCATGTCCAGCGGCTCGGTGGCCAGCCAGATGGCGTCGATGCGGATCACCGCAAGACCTCGCGCAGCCAGTGTGCGCATTCGGTAGTGGCCGCCATCGGCCAGGACACGGCCACACTGACCGGGCCTCGCCGCAGTTCAAGCCGAATGTCGGCCGCACCGCTTGACGCGGCGGGCGCGATTGGCACTGGAATAAAGCCATCCATCGCCGACATCGTCACCGGGGTGCAGCGTGCCAGGGATTGGCGACGCCACTTGTGCACGATGTTGGCGTTGATGCCGTGGGCCATGGCCACGCGCGCCACCGACATGCCGGGTTGCTCGCATTCTGCAAGAATTTGCGCCTTGAGCGTTGCGCCGTAACGGCGCCGTTGGATCTTCGTATCGGTCATAGGTGTCCACCTGTTTTTAGGTGGGCACCATGATCCTTACGCTTACGGCGCTTCTCAAGATGACATTGCCGGGCGCTTACCGACGAGGAAAGCAGATGACAAAAGAACGGTGCGTATGGTCTGAGACCAAGGGTTGACAGCGAGCGAGGTTTGTCGCTCGATGGGGCTCGGAGAGAGCGCGGTTCGACGCTGGCTGACGCAATACGACGCGGAGCGCGCTGGCGGTCCCGGCATCGGTCAGCCATTGACGGCCGAGCAGCAGCGCATTCGGCAACTCGAGGCGGAGAATCGACAACTGCGCGAAGATAATAGTCTGTTAAAAAAAGCGTCGGCCTTCTTTGCACGAGAACTGAAGTGACCTACCGCGTGGTAGCGCACTTGCAACAGAAGGCCATATCGGTCAGTGCCGCCTGCCGAGTACTGCAGGTCAGCCGCTCCGGCTATTACGCGCACCAGCGCGCCCAGCCCGGTCCCCGGCACCTGCGTGAGCAAACCCACGTCAAGGCGGTATTTGCCGCCAGTGGTGCGAGCTATGGTAGCCGGCGAGTGATGCACGCCGTGCGAGCACAAGGTTTGCGCATGGGCAGATACCGCGTACGCACGCTCATGCGCGAAGCTGGCTTGCATGTGCTCTGGAAACGAAAGTTCGTTGCCACGACCAATAGCAAACACGCGCTGCCCGTGGCGCCGAACGTGTTGGAGCGGCGCTTTGACGTATGTGAGCCTAATCGGGCCTGGGTTTCTGACATCAGTTATATCCGCACGGCGCAAGGCTGGCTCTACTTGGCGGTGGTGCTCGAACTTTACTCGCGCAAGGTCATCGGCTGGTGCGATGGCACCGACGATGCCCGCGGAGTTAGTGATGTCAGCCTTGAACATGGCGCTGCAACAACGCCGTCCGGCACCGGGACTCATTTTGCATTCGGATCGAGGCAGTCAGTATGCGAGCGCTGAATACCAAGCCCTGCTAAAGCAACATCATGTGGTTTGTAGCATGAGTCGCAAGGGAAATTGCTGGGACAATTCAGTGATGGAACGATTCTTCCTGAACTTGAAGATGGAGCGCGTGTGGCGACGTCGCTACGCCAATCACGATGAAGCCAGACGGGATATTAATCAGTACATCGTCGGCTTCTACAATCCTGTGCGCTTGCATTCGACTTTGGGCTATCTGTCGCCCGCGGCCTACGAGGCAAAACTGACCGTCAAAAAACCTATTGGCCTGTCCGAAATTTCTTGACCACTACATATATCGGATATCGGCAGCGCGGTATAGATAGTGAAGGTTCTTCCGGCTAGCGTTCGCCGTATCGGCTGATCGATCAGCGCAAACATCCTCTCAAACCATCTACGCCGGATCCAGATCGCAGCAATCCCCGCTCGCGGGCCGCTCCACACGCACTTTGGAGATATTGGGCAACGCGCGCGACAGGCTTCGATAGATGAATGCGCACAAACCTTCGAGTGTCGGTGCCCCAAGGCCGGGCACTTCGTCAAGAAAACGATGATCGAGTTGGTCGCGCACATGCTCGATCTCCCGGCGTAACTGGCCAAGGTCGGCGACCATTCGCGTGCTCGGGTCGGGGCGGCCGCGCACGAAGATCTGCGCGTGATACGTGTGCCCGTGAACGCGGCGACTCCCCTCGGCGTCGATCTCTCGGTGCAGCGTGTGCGCCGCCTCGAAGTAAAACTTCTGGCTAAGTTCGTAGTTCATCTGCTCCGGTGCCACTTCGTATTCCTCCATCATTCAAAGGCACATGTTCAACGACGCCGCGCTGCTCAGACTGCGACTTCCCGAAACGACTTGAAGCCTTTCCGGCGCAACTCGCACGCGGGACATTCACCGCAACCGTAACCCCACTCGTGCTGCGCGGTTCGATTGCCGACGTAACAAGTATGCGTCTCCGTGCGGATCAGTTCGACGAGTACCTCGCCGCCCAGGTGCTCCGCCATTCTCCAAGTGTCGCCTTTGTCTAGCCACATTAACGGGGTCTCGATAATCAGAGGTTGGTCCATGCCAAGAGCAATCGCCACCTGAAGTGCCTTTAGGGTGCTATCCCGACAATCCGGATAGCCCGAATAATCTGTTTCACACATCCCTCCGACCAATACCTCGAGACCGCGCCTATAAGCTATGGCGGCCGCAAGCGTGAAGAACAGCAGATTTCTTCCTGGCACAAAGGTATTCGGCAAGCCACTTTCCTCCATCTCAATGGACTTGCCTTGAGTGAGCGCCGTGTCACTAATCTGGCCAAGAATCGAAAGATCAAGCATGTGGTCGTCGCCGAGTTTCCCGCCCCACTCCGGGAACTGTTCACGAAAGTGTGAGAGCACCCTCGGTCTGCATTCAAGTTCGACGGAGTGCCGTTGCCCGTAGTCGAACCCTACTGTCTCGACATGTTCGTAGCGATCAAGGGCCCATGCAAGGCAGGTTGTAGAGTCCTGACCTCCGGAAAAGAGAACCATCGCGCGAGTTTTCATGAATACACCTGTATGGCTAGGAGTTAGCTACCTGCCGTGGCTGACGGAGCGCCCGCTTCATTGACCGAACTAGATAGTTGGTCAACAAATCGATATCGCTCGGCGTGTTCTGAATACCGTTCCAAGGCCGTTCGTCATCCGGCGCAAGACGCCACTGTCCACTTGTCCACGCCGTGTACTTCTTCAACAACTCAAGGTTGCGCTCAAATTCGGGGCGAGTTGTGGCGCCTTCGCTTGAATACAAAAATTCCATAACAAACCCCATTGCCACAATGCCTGCACCGTGTCGCAAACGCGAAGTTTTTGGACTCATCCCTATCCATTCACTTCCAAAAACCGACTCTACGGCCCCAAAAAAAGCATTGACGAAGTCATAGGCGCGATTTTCAAAATCGCCAT
It contains:
- a CDS encoding VUT family protein gives rise to the protein MFSLIAGVVSYMLNPASGLISLASLVAFSTAAIASATAFQTARHYPVLARANGANVAGAAVDSLIFPLIAFGTVFPAIAGLQFLAKVAGGAVWSRVVLRKVRTT
- the tnpC gene encoding IS66 family transposase, whose protein sequence is MNSPADLDRLSEEEVRKLAARLMVEVRTKQTLIDKLTHENATLKRLKFAATSEIYTGEQQRLLFETLDMDMEAVSLEIKKLAPPAAGTRDKQQPKRTPLPPTLPRKDIHHEPASTVCRCGCQLQRIGEDIAEKLDYQPGVFTVERHVRGKWACRQCETLVQAPVAPHIIDKGIPTAGLLAHVLVAKYADHLPLYRQSDIFERAGLGIADSTLAQWVGQCGVQLQPLVEALREALLKQTVLHADETPVQMLKPGNGKTHRAYLWSYCSTAFDPMKAVVFDFAESRGGRHADAFLGAWRGTLVCDDYSGYKALFRQGVTEAGCMAHARRKFHELWANHSSQIAEEALKLFGVLYEVERAAQDRDADQRYEMRQQQARPVADTLHAWLLAQRQRVPDGGATARAIDYSLGRWGALTRYLDDGALPIDNNWVENQIRPIATGRKNWLFAGSLRAGQRAAAVMSLIHSARLNGHDVYAYMKDILERLPTQPASRIGELLPHCWEPLD
- the tnpB gene encoding IS66 family insertion sequence element accessory protein TnpB (TnpB, as the term is used for proteins encoded by IS66 family insertion elements, is considered an accessory protein, since TnpC, encoded by a neighboring gene, is a DDE family transposase.); translated protein: MRTLAARGLAVIRIDAIWLATEPLDMRAGADTTLARVVKVFGAARPHHAYLFANKRATRMKVLVYDGFGIWLAARRLNKGRFAWTDGTAAMTVALNVEQLGALVTGLPWQTLAQDHAITVV
- the tnpA gene encoding IS66-like element accessory protein TnpA is translated as MTDTKIQRRRYGATLKAQILAECEQPGMSVARVAMAHGINANIVHKWRRQSLARCTPVTMSAMDGFIPVPIAPAASSGAADIRLELRRGPVSVAVSWPMAATTECAHWLREVLR
- a CDS encoding 6-pyruvoyl trahydropterin synthase family protein — protein: MNYELSQKFYFEAAHTLHREIDAEGSRRVHGHTYHAQIFVRGRPDPSTRMVADLGQLRREIEHVRDQLDHRFLDEVPGLGAPTLEGLCAFIYRSLSRALPNISKVRVERPASGDCCDLDPA
- the queC gene encoding 7-cyano-7-deazaguanine synthase QueC; this translates as MKTRAMVLFSGGQDSTTCLAWALDRYEHVETVGFDYGQRHSVELECRPRVLSHFREQFPEWGGKLGDDHMLDLSILGQISDTALTQGKSIEMEESGLPNTFVPGRNLLFFTLAAAIAYRRGLEVLVGGMCETDYSGYPDCRDSTLKALQVAIALGMDQPLIIETPLMWLDKGDTWRMAEHLGGEVLVELIRTETHTCYVGNRTAQHEWGYGCGECPACELRRKGFKSFREVAV